A part of Paenibacillus sp. 481 genomic DNA contains:
- the pyrR gene encoding bifunctional pyr operon transcriptional regulator/uracil phosphoribosyltransferase PyrR produces the protein MSLKEHNVIMDEAAIRRALTRIAHEIIERNKGVEDCVLVGIRTRGIYLAERIAERIHQIENESVPVGELDITHYRDDKKEDIQVSSNESGTFQIHDKKIILCDDVLYTGRTIRAAMDALMDQGRPKMIQLAVLVDRGHRELPIRPDYVGKNVPTSSTEEIEAALVEVDGTDEVKIVHNRG, from the coding sequence ATGAGTTTGAAAGAGCATAACGTCATTATGGATGAAGCGGCTATCCGCCGCGCATTGACGCGCATCGCCCACGAAATTATCGAGCGCAACAAGGGTGTTGAGGATTGTGTTCTCGTAGGAATACGAACACGAGGCATTTACTTGGCAGAGCGTATCGCGGAACGCATTCATCAAATTGAAAATGAGAGCGTGCCCGTTGGTGAGCTAGATATTACGCACTATCGGGATGACAAGAAAGAGGATATCCAAGTCTCGAGCAACGAAAGCGGAACGTTCCAAATACACGATAAGAAAATTATTTTGTGCGACGATGTCCTTTATACAGGCAGAACGATTCGTGCAGCAATGGACGCTTTGATGGACCAAGGACGGCCGAAAATGATTCAGCTGGCCGTACTCGTAGACAGAGGACATCGCGAATTGCCGATACGCCCTGACTACGTCGGCAAGAACGTGCCAACATCGAGTACAGAGGAGATAGAAGCGGCGCTTGTAGAAGTTGACGGTACCGACGAAGTGAAAATCG
- a CDS encoding LL-diaminopimelate aminotransferase, with translation MTIQQYQDTYIQQNFANRIGGENYGKDTNIYKFEKIKRAKAAAKAAHPDVELIDMGVGEPDEMADAGIVAKLAEEAAKPENRGYADNGIQDFKEAAAQYLKDVFNVDGIDANTEVVHSIGSKPALAMLPSCFINPGDVTIMTVPGYPVLGTHTKYLGGEVFNVQLTKENNFLPDLSSIPEDICKRAKLLYLNYPNNPTGAAATAAFFEEVVAWAKQHEVIVVHDAPYAALTYDGVKPLSFLSVPGAKDVGVELHSLSKSYNMTGWRIGFVAGNPLIVKAFSDVKDNNDSGQFIAIQKAAAYGLARPEITEKIAEKYSRRHNLLVSALNEIGFKAEKPKGSFFLYVEAPKGVKNGIEFTSGEDFSQYLIREKLISTVPWDDAGRFVRFSVTFQASGEAEEARVIADLKRRLTDVEFVF, from the coding sequence ATGACAATACAACAATATCAAGACACTTATATTCAACAAAACTTTGCAAACCGCATCGGTGGAGAAAATTACGGTAAAGACACAAACATTTATAAGTTTGAAAAGATTAAACGTGCTAAAGCTGCTGCCAAAGCTGCTCATCCTGACGTTGAGCTTATCGATATGGGTGTTGGCGAGCCGGACGAGATGGCAGATGCGGGTATCGTAGCTAAATTGGCAGAAGAAGCGGCAAAGCCGGAGAACCGTGGCTATGCAGACAACGGTATTCAAGATTTCAAGGAAGCAGCAGCTCAATACTTGAAAGATGTATTTAACGTTGACGGTATTGATGCCAATACGGAAGTTGTGCATTCAATCGGTTCTAAGCCGGCTTTGGCTATGTTGCCATCTTGCTTTATTAACCCAGGCGACGTCACGATTATGACGGTTCCAGGCTATCCGGTACTTGGCACGCACACGAAATACTTGGGTGGCGAAGTGTTCAACGTGCAGTTGACTAAAGAGAATAACTTCTTGCCTGACTTGAGCAGCATTCCTGAAGACATTTGCAAACGTGCGAAGTTGCTCTACTTGAACTACCCGAACAATCCGACAGGTGCAGCGGCAACAGCAGCATTTTTTGAGGAAGTCGTTGCATGGGCAAAGCAACACGAAGTGATCGTCGTTCACGATGCTCCGTACGCTGCATTGACGTATGACGGTGTTAAGCCGCTCAGCTTCTTGAGCGTTCCAGGTGCTAAAGACGTGGGCGTTGAGCTTCATTCCTTGTCCAAATCGTACAATATGACAGGCTGGCGGATTGGTTTCGTTGCGGGTAACCCATTGATCGTAAAAGCGTTCAGTGATGTGAAAGACAACAATGATTCCGGTCAATTTATCGCGATTCAAAAAGCAGCTGCATACGGTTTGGCTCGTCCAGAAATCACAGAAAAAATTGCGGAGAAATATTCTCGTCGTCACAACTTGCTCGTATCTGCGTTGAACGAAATCGGCTTTAAAGCAGAGAAGCCAAAAGGATCTTTCTTCTTGTATGTAGAAGCTCCTAAAGGTGTGAAAAATGGAATCGAGTTCACTTCTGGTGAAGATTTCTCTCAATATCTGATTCGTGAAAAATTAATTTCCACAGTGCCTTGGGATGATGCAGGACGTTTTGTTCGTTTCTCCGTTACGTTCCAAGCGAGTGGTGAAGCGGAAGAAGCGCGCGTTATTGCTGATTTGAAGCGCCGTCTTACAGATGTTGAATTTGTATTTTAA
- a CDS encoding RluA family pseudouridine synthase: protein MNEQHKQHGLEEETDALEWVVAPEQAKERIDKFVTESLEEDVSRSQVQLWIRDGHVKVNGAAVKTNHKCAVGDVIRLVTPEATSVNIEAQPIPLDVYYEDADVIVINKPRGMVVHPAPGHTSGTVVNALMHHCTDLSGINGELRPGIVHRIDKDTSGLLMAAKNDRAHVSLAQQLKDHTVTRKYLALVHGNIPHDQGTVDAPIGRDAADRKMYTVTERNSKHAVTHFRVLERFGNATFVELKLETGRTHQIRVHLKFIGHPLVGDPMYSRGTRGITMDGQALHAATLGFVHPATGESLEFTAPLPEDMELLLASLRTR, encoded by the coding sequence ATGAACGAACAACATAAACAACATGGCCTCGAAGAGGAAACAGACGCTTTAGAGTGGGTTGTTGCACCCGAACAGGCGAAGGAACGTATTGATAAATTTGTGACGGAATCATTGGAGGAAGATGTGTCCCGTTCTCAAGTGCAGCTGTGGATTCGTGACGGCCACGTTAAAGTGAACGGCGCAGCCGTTAAGACTAACCACAAATGTGCAGTTGGTGACGTCATTCGTCTTGTCACGCCTGAAGCAACCTCGGTAAACATTGAAGCGCAACCTATTCCGCTTGACGTTTATTATGAAGATGCAGATGTGATCGTCATCAATAAGCCGCGCGGCATGGTCGTTCACCCTGCACCAGGACATACGTCTGGTACGGTCGTGAACGCACTTATGCACCATTGTACAGACTTGTCAGGTATAAATGGCGAGCTGCGTCCGGGTATTGTGCATCGTATCGATAAGGATACGTCAGGCTTGCTTATGGCCGCTAAAAATGATCGTGCGCACGTCTCGCTTGCGCAGCAGTTGAAAGATCATACGGTGACGCGTAAATATTTAGCGCTCGTACATGGCAATATTCCGCATGACCAAGGTACAGTTGATGCGCCGATTGGTCGCGATGCGGCTGACCGTAAAATGTATACGGTCACGGAACGCAACAGTAAGCACGCGGTGACGCATTTCCGAGTGCTTGAGCGCTTTGGCAATGCGACCTTTGTGGAGCTGAAGCTGGAGACAGGGCGGACGCATCAGATTCGCGTCCATCTGAAGTTTATCGGACATCCGCTTGTCGGGGATCCGATGTACAGTCGCGGTACGCGCGGAATTACGATGGACGGGCAAGCGCTGCACGCTGCAACGCTCGGCTTTGTGCATCCGGCGACAGGTGAGTCGTTAGAATTTACCGCCCCGTTGCCAGAGGATATGGAACTGTTGCTTGCTTCATTGCGCACCCGCTAA
- the lspA gene encoding signal peptidase II produces the protein MWYYILAVIVLLLDQGTKWLVATRMELGEQIPVIGDFFAFYSHRNRGAAFGILQDQRWFFIVTTIIVVIGIIWYMRKVRHQPGFALPLGLSLILGGAIGNFIDRLLTGEVVDFFRFNFGSYTFPIFNVADIAICVGVAFVMLDAILEIKREREMEKQIDGSKSSDGEQ, from the coding sequence ATGTGGTACTATATCCTCGCAGTCATTGTGTTGCTTCTTGATCAAGGAACAAAATGGCTCGTTGCGACTCGAATGGAATTAGGTGAACAAATTCCGGTAATAGGCGACTTTTTTGCATTTTATTCACATCGCAATCGCGGAGCTGCTTTCGGAATTTTACAAGATCAACGCTGGTTTTTTATCGTAACGACGATAATTGTAGTAATTGGTATCATCTGGTACATGCGTAAAGTTCGCCATCAGCCAGGATTTGCGCTTCCACTAGGATTAAGCCTCATTCTTGGCGGAGCGATTGGTAATTTTATTGATCGTTTATTGACGGGGGAAGTCGTCGATTTCTTTCGTTTTAATTTCGGATCGTATACGTTCCCGATCTTTAATGTGGCCGATATCGCGATTTGTGTAGGTGTGGCCTTCGTCATGCTGGATGCGATACTGGAAATAAAGCGTGAGCGGGAAATGGAAAAACAGATTGACGGCTCTAAGTCATCAGACGGTGAGCAATAA
- a CDS encoding TraR/DksA C4-type zinc finger protein, translated as MSNLTSQQQAALKDQLLRSKQSVEQRLQQADHYGLGHSLRDNTGELSGIDNHPADIASELYEREKDISLNEHDEILLERIDTALQQMERGTYGICVVCGQPIPFERLEAIPSTMYCIKDYPEHFVSHGRPVEEQVLQPPFGRTSFDEVETQNGFDGEDAWQIVEAWGTSNTPAMQEGNDIDSYDRMYIEASEELDGFVEPFESFIATDLTGRHVSVIRNKTYKRYMSAGEGEPLLEPDVYANVDDLDDRNSVYE; from the coding sequence ATGTCGAATCTTACATCGCAGCAGCAAGCAGCGCTTAAAGATCAACTGCTTCGCTCGAAGCAAAGCGTGGAACAACGGTTGCAGCAAGCTGATCATTATGGTCTTGGACACTCACTGCGTGACAACACCGGCGAATTGTCCGGTATTGATAATCACCCTGCAGATATAGCTTCCGAGCTATATGAACGTGAAAAAGACATCTCCCTTAACGAACACGACGAAATATTGTTGGAACGTATTGACACTGCCTTGCAGCAAATGGAACGCGGCACTTACGGCATTTGTGTCGTATGTGGTCAACCGATCCCATTCGAGCGCTTGGAAGCCATTCCATCGACCATGTATTGCATCAAGGATTACCCTGAACATTTTGTATCTCACGGTCGTCCAGTTGAAGAACAGGTTCTTCAACCACCATTTGGGCGTACAAGTTTTGATGAGGTAGAAACGCAAAATGGTTTTGACGGTGAAGATGCTTGGCAAATTGTTGAAGCTTGGGGCACATCTAATACCCCTGCCATGCAGGAAGGAAACGATATCGATAGCTACGATCGCATGTATATCGAGGCTTCCGAAGAGCTTGACGGCTTTGTTGAGCCGTTTGAAAGCTTTATCGCAACCGATCTCACAGGCCGGCATGTCTCTGTTATTCGCAACAAAACGTACAAGCGCTATATGTCTGCTGGTGAAGGCGAGCCTTTACTTGAGCCAGACGTATACGCAAATGTGGATGATTTGGACGATCGAAACAGCGTGTACGAATAG
- a CDS encoding DUF5665 domain-containing protein produces the protein MGHLVEQIHEYTVQMAQQLEKSRIAEYTELLFKPSKLLWVNLLAGTARGVGIAIGFTIFTALIVYLLQVLGALNLPIIGDFIADIVRIVQRQLDTKLYY, from the coding sequence ATGGGCCATCTCGTTGAACAAATTCATGAATATACGGTGCAGATGGCGCAGCAATTGGAAAAGTCACGTATCGCTGAATATACCGAACTGCTATTTAAGCCAAGCAAGCTGTTATGGGTGAATTTGCTTGCTGGCACAGCGCGCGGCGTCGGCATAGCGATCGGATTCACCATTTTCACGGCGCTAATCGTGTACTTACTGCAAGTGCTGGGAGCGTTGAATTTGCCTATTATCGGTGATTTTATTGCCGATATTGTGCGAATCGTGCAACGACAGCTCGATACAAAATTGTATTATTAA
- the ileS gene encoding isoleucine--tRNA ligase: MKKVDVREHARVREQRVLAKWNAENTFKKSMESREGSQNFVFYEGPPTANGAPHIGHVLGRVIKDFIGRYKTMAGYRVVRKAGWDTHGLPVELGVEKALGISGKQEIEKFGVEKFIEKCKDSVFTYEKQWRELTEAIGYWTDLDNPYITLDNKYIESVWHILSTIHGKGLLYRGHRVSPYCPCCQTTLSSHEVAQGYETVKDLSATAKFKLDNSGDYVLAWTTTPWTLPSHAALAMNPNMDYVRVKQEDGVYIVAKNLVSDVMKGEYEIVSEHKGSEFIGQTYEAPFLYVKPEDAHKIVAADFVTDTSGTGIVHMAPAHGEDDYKSCRENGITFFSVVNGQGRYTDEVTDFAGRFVKDCDIDIVRMMSERGTLYSKEKYEHSYPFCWRCKSPLLYYATDSWFIKTTAVKEQLIENNSKVDWYPGHIREGRFGKFLEDLVDWNISRNRYWGTPLNVWVCTSCHGEHAPHSHADLRARATTPISEDLELHKPYVDEVKLNCSHCEGGVMERTSEVIDVWFDSGSMPFAQQHYPFGDEKTFNEQYPADIICEGIDQTRGWFFSLMAISTLFNGKAPYKAVISTGFVLDENGQKMSKSKGNVIDPWDIINEFGTDAFRWALLSDSAPWNSKRFSKQIVAEAKSKVIDTLVNTHAFMALYATIDNYDYKAYAERPSNNKLDRWILSRLHTLVASVNKGLQTNDFLNPAKAIELYVDELSNWYIRRSRDRFWGSEMTEDKLSAYQTLRSVLLTLSKLIAPFAPMIAEDIYGNLGGKCESVHLDSYPQADAALIDADLERDMETARQIVELARNVRNETGIKTRQPLSELIVSMDREFDLGGYEEVIKDEINVKQIRIETSDNGFVDFTLKLNLKVAGKKFGKNVGPMQNALKLMTVEEARQVVEQGEWNFSSPDGESLTVTRDELLVEKQAKSGFASASGYQLTVALNTDITPELEQEGWVREVVRAIQDTRKKHDFPIEKRVHIVIAVDDELKAAIQAFETTLRDNVLVASLSFEATAEMEQIDLGTKTIGLALSI; this comes from the coding sequence GTGAAAAAAGTAGATGTAAGAGAACATGCCCGCGTACGCGAGCAGCGCGTATTAGCCAAGTGGAACGCAGAGAACACGTTTAAAAAATCGATGGAATCCCGTGAAGGAAGCCAAAACTTCGTGTTCTACGAAGGGCCGCCGACAGCAAACGGAGCTCCTCATATTGGGCACGTGTTGGGACGCGTCATTAAAGACTTCATCGGCCGTTACAAGACGATGGCGGGTTACCGTGTCGTACGTAAAGCTGGTTGGGATACACACGGATTGCCGGTTGAACTGGGCGTCGAGAAAGCGCTTGGTATTTCTGGTAAGCAAGAAATTGAGAAATTTGGCGTCGAGAAGTTTATTGAAAAATGTAAAGACAGCGTATTTACGTACGAGAAACAATGGCGCGAGCTGACAGAAGCAATCGGTTATTGGACCGATCTGGACAATCCGTACATTACGTTGGATAACAAATATATCGAGAGCGTATGGCACATTTTGTCCACGATTCATGGTAAAGGTTTGCTGTATCGCGGACACCGCGTAAGCCCGTACTGCCCTTGCTGCCAAACGACGCTTAGCTCGCACGAGGTTGCGCAAGGTTACGAAACGGTTAAAGATTTGTCCGCTACAGCTAAATTCAAGCTGGACAACAGCGGCGACTACGTGTTGGCGTGGACGACAACGCCTTGGACGCTACCATCGCACGCAGCGCTTGCGATGAACCCGAACATGGACTATGTTCGTGTGAAGCAAGAAGACGGCGTGTACATCGTCGCTAAAAATCTCGTCTCAGACGTGATGAAAGGCGAATACGAGATCGTGTCCGAGCATAAAGGATCGGAGTTTATTGGTCAAACGTACGAAGCACCTTTCTTGTATGTGAAGCCTGAAGACGCACATAAAATTGTTGCTGCGGACTTCGTCACAGATACGAGTGGTACAGGTATCGTTCATATGGCGCCTGCACACGGTGAAGATGACTACAAGAGCTGCCGTGAGAACGGCATTACGTTCTTCAGCGTTGTAAATGGCCAAGGTCGTTACACAGATGAAGTAACCGATTTTGCGGGTCGCTTCGTTAAAGATTGCGATATTGACATTGTAAGAATGATGTCTGAGCGTGGAACATTGTACAGCAAGGAAAAATATGAGCACAGCTATCCATTCTGCTGGCGCTGTAAGTCGCCTTTGCTCTACTACGCGACAGATTCTTGGTTTATTAAGACGACTGCGGTTAAAGAGCAATTGATCGAAAATAACAGCAAAGTAGACTGGTACCCAGGTCATATCCGTGAAGGCCGTTTCGGTAAATTCTTGGAAGATCTCGTGGACTGGAACATTAGCCGTAACCGTTACTGGGGTACGCCGCTGAACGTGTGGGTATGTACGTCTTGTCACGGCGAACATGCACCGCACAGCCATGCAGACTTGCGTGCGCGCGCTACAACGCCTATCAGCGAGGATTTAGAGCTGCATAAGCCATATGTAGACGAAGTGAAGCTCAACTGCTCACATTGTGAAGGTGGCGTCATGGAGCGTACGTCCGAAGTGATCGACGTATGGTTTGACAGCGGTTCGATGCCGTTTGCACAGCAGCATTACCCGTTTGGCGATGAGAAGACGTTTAACGAACAGTATCCGGCAGACATCATTTGCGAAGGTATTGACCAAACGCGTGGCTGGTTCTTCAGCTTGATGGCGATCTCGACGTTGTTCAACGGCAAAGCGCCGTATAAAGCGGTTATTTCCACAGGTTTTGTATTGGATGAAAATGGTCAAAAAATGTCCAAGTCGAAAGGTAACGTTATCGACCCTTGGGATATTATTAACGAGTTCGGTACAGATGCTTTCCGTTGGGCGCTCTTGTCTGATAGTGCTCCTTGGAACTCGAAGCGCTTCTCGAAGCAAATCGTTGCGGAAGCGAAGTCCAAAGTAATTGATACGCTTGTGAATACACATGCCTTTATGGCTTTGTACGCAACGATCGATAATTATGATTACAAGGCATATGCAGAGCGTCCTTCGAACAATAAGTTGGATCGTTGGATTTTGTCCCGCTTGCATACGCTTGTAGCGTCTGTGAACAAAGGTTTGCAAACGAACGACTTCTTAAATCCAGCAAAAGCAATTGAGCTGTATGTAGACGAGCTTAGCAACTGGTACATCCGTCGCTCGCGTGACCGTTTCTGGGGCAGCGAAATGACAGAAGATAAGCTATCCGCTTACCAAACGCTACGCAGTGTGTTGTTGACGTTGTCGAAGCTTATCGCGCCATTTGCGCCGATGATTGCCGAAGACATTTATGGCAACCTTGGTGGTAAGTGCGAGAGCGTGCACTTGGACAGCTATCCGCAAGCAGATGCAGCCTTAATCGACGCAGACTTGGAGCGCGATATGGAAACGGCACGCCAAATCGTTGAACTTGCACGCAACGTGCGTAACGAAACGGGCATCAAAACACGCCAACCATTGTCAGAGCTTATCGTGTCGATGGATCGTGAATTTGATCTTGGTGGCTATGAAGAAGTTATTAAAGACGAGATCAACGTGAAGCAAATTCGCATCGAAACGAGCGATAACGGCTTCGTCGACTTTACGCTGAAGCTAAACTTGAAAGTAGCAGGCAAAAAGTTTGGCAAAAACGTCGGGCCGATGCAAAATGCGTTGAAATTGATGACGGTTGAAGAAGCGCGTCAAGTGGTCGAGCAAGGGGAATGGAACTTCTCTAGCCCAGACGGTGAATCGTTGACGGTTACACGTGACGAGTTGCTTGTTGAAAAGCAAGCGAAATCAGGTTTTGCTTCTGCTTCTGGTTATCAGTTGACGGTGGCGTTGAACACAGACATTACACCAGAGCTTGAGCAAGAGGGTTGGGTACGTGAAGTTGTACGTGCGATCCAAGATACACGTAAAAAGCACGACTTCCCAATCGAGAAGCGCGTTCATATCGTAATCGCGGTTGATGACGAATTAAAAGCAGCTATTCAAGCCTTTGAAACGACACTGCGTGATAATGTACTTGTTGCAAGCTTGAGCTTTGAAGCAACAGCAGAGATGGAGCAAATCGATCTCGGAACGAAGACGATTGGTCTAGCGCTTTCCATTTAA
- a CDS encoding DivIVA domain-containing protein, with amino-acid sequence MPLTPLDIHNKEFSRKLRGYDEDEVNEFLDQIIKDYEAIIRENKELQNHAAGLQEKLNHFSTLEETLSKTIIVAQEAADEVKNNSKKEAQLIVKEAEKNADRIVNDALSKSRKVAIEVEELKKQASIYRTRFRTLVEAQLELLNQDGWEALDRAEVKELY; translated from the coding sequence ATGCCATTGACGCCACTTGATATACATAATAAGGAGTTCAGCCGTAAATTACGGGGCTATGATGAAGATGAAGTCAACGAGTTTCTTGACCAAATCATTAAAGATTACGAAGCCATAATTCGTGAAAATAAAGAATTGCAAAACCATGCAGCAGGGTTGCAGGAGAAATTAAATCATTTTTCTACGCTCGAAGAGACGCTTAGTAAAACGATTATCGTAGCCCAAGAAGCAGCTGACGAAGTGAAGAACAATTCGAAAAAAGAAGCGCAGCTCATCGTTAAAGAGGCTGAGAAAAATGCGGATCGCATCGTCAATGACGCGCTTTCTAAATCACGTAAAGTTGCCATTGAAGTGGAAGAGCTGAAAAAGCAGGCTTCCATTTACCGCACTCGTTTCCGTACACTCGTGGAAGCACAGCTTGAGCTATTGAATCAAGATGGCTGGGAAGCGCTGGATCGCGCTGAAGTAAAGGAATTGTACTAG
- a CDS encoding YlmH family RNA-binding protein, with protein MSTQDHIYAHFHPDERAFVDRAWEWVLRAAEAHEQRRTDFLDPRQAFILTTLANRHPDVQVRLDGGYTGAERCRAYIAPDYAYISDEEMGILVLSVSSPDRKWIELEHGDFLGAVLGLGIKRDKIGDIHVADDGCHMLVTEDIASYLDVHFRQVHRVPVLTQLLPVTQLQPTQVELKPMSFTVASLRLDGIVSDVFRLSRTKILAPIKAGRCKVNWKVEENPAAQLKAGDVISLQGFGRFKVLEVEGVTKKGRTRVTVGIYA; from the coding sequence ATGAGTACACAAGATCACATTTATGCCCACTTTCATCCGGACGAGCGTGCATTCGTTGATCGAGCATGGGAGTGGGTGCTACGGGCAGCCGAAGCACATGAACAACGTCGCACAGACTTTCTTGACCCGAGACAAGCCTTTATTTTAACGACATTGGCTAATCGCCACCCTGATGTTCAAGTGCGGCTTGATGGCGGCTATACAGGTGCAGAGCGTTGTCGAGCGTATATTGCGCCTGATTATGCGTATATCTCGGATGAAGAGATGGGGATACTTGTCTTGTCCGTAAGCTCGCCTGATCGCAAGTGGATTGAACTGGAGCATGGCGATTTTTTAGGAGCTGTGTTAGGGCTTGGAATTAAACGCGATAAGATTGGCGATATTCACGTCGCAGACGATGGCTGTCATATGCTTGTGACAGAGGATATTGCTTCTTACTTGGATGTTCATTTTCGGCAAGTACATCGTGTTCCAGTCTTGACCCAATTACTTCCGGTAACGCAACTGCAACCCACACAAGTAGAACTTAAACCGATGAGCTTTACCGTAGCGTCCTTACGTTTGGATGGTATTGTGAGCGACGTCTTTCGCCTAAGTAGGACTAAAATATTAGCCCCCATTAAGGCAGGGCGTTGTAAAGTGAATTGGAAAGTGGAAGAAAACCCTGCTGCGCAGTTGAAAGCCGGCGATGTCATTTCGCTGCAAGGGTTTGGACGCTTTAAAGTGCTTGAAGTGGAAGGCGTAACTAAAAAAGGACGGACACGCGTGACAGTCGGCATTTATGCGTAA
- a CDS encoding YggT family protein, with protein sequence MSAVYEYLQIFFQIYSWLIIIYVLMSWLPNVRESFIGEFLSKIVEPYLAPFRRFIPPIGGMIDISPIVALFTLRFVEVGLFAVIEFIMKQI encoded by the coding sequence TTGTCTGCTGTTTATGAATACTTACAAATATTTTTCCAAATTTACTCGTGGCTCATCATTATTTATGTGTTGATGTCATGGTTGCCTAACGTGCGAGAGAGCTTTATTGGTGAGTTTTTAAGCAAGATTGTTGAGCCTTACTTAGCGCCGTTCCGTCGCTTTATCCCGCCGATTGGCGGCATGATCGACATTTCTCCAATTGTTGCATTGTTCACGCTTCGTTTTGTAGAAGTAGGTTTATTTGCAGTAATTGAATTTATTATGAAGCAAATTTGA
- a CDS encoding cell division protein SepF gives MGVMNRFMNFIGMQEEEEIVERERIPEADEDQELEATVFDQRRNSAKGANIVSIHSQKAAKVVLYEPRSYDEAQEIADHLRTRRSVVVNLQRVRNDQALRIIDFLSGTVYALSGNISKIGSNIFICTPEHVEIQGAITEMFAEELDYKQMR, from the coding sequence ATGGGTGTAATGAATCGTTTTATGAATTTTATTGGGATGCAAGAAGAGGAAGAGATTGTGGAACGTGAGCGTATCCCGGAGGCTGACGAAGACCAAGAGTTGGAAGCAACCGTCTTTGATCAACGCAGAAACTCCGCGAAAGGAGCGAACATCGTTAGCATTCACTCGCAGAAGGCGGCAAAGGTCGTGCTGTATGAGCCGAGATCGTACGATGAAGCTCAAGAAATTGCTGACCACTTGCGAACGCGCCGATCGGTCGTCGTCAACTTGCAGCGTGTGCGCAACGATCAAGCGCTGCGCATTATTGATTTTTTAAGCGGTACCGTGTATGCACTTAGTGGCAACATATCGAAGATTGGGAGCAACATTTTTATTTGCACGCCTGAACATGTTGAGATTCAAGGTGCCATCACAGAGATGTTCGCAGAAGAGCTTGATTACAAACAAATGAGGTGA
- a CDS encoding YggS family pyridoxal phosphate-dependent enzyme, producing the protein MTLQHRIEDVTRRIEAACMRSNRRSEDVQVIAVTKYVSLEATGAAIRAGLTHIGENRWQDAAAKWDAFGSEATWHFIGSLQTRKVRDVVGKCAYIHSLDRLSLAQEIEKRASAQGQVVRCFIQVNVSGEATKQGLEPEQVKTFLEQLRTLPHVKPIGYMTMAPFEAEPEETRPVFQRLRQLRDELNATLPEPLHELSMGMSNDFDIAIEEGATWIRLGSILVGKEGIS; encoded by the coding sequence ATGACGTTGCAACATCGAATCGAGGACGTAACACGACGCATCGAAGCCGCTTGCATGCGCAGCAATAGACGCTCTGAGGATGTGCAAGTAATTGCCGTTACCAAATACGTATCACTTGAAGCAACAGGAGCAGCGATACGTGCTGGATTAACGCATATTGGTGAGAATCGTTGGCAGGATGCGGCGGCCAAATGGGACGCATTCGGTTCGGAAGCGACGTGGCATTTTATTGGTTCCTTACAGACACGTAAAGTTAGAGATGTTGTGGGCAAATGCGCCTACATCCATTCACTGGACCGTCTGTCATTAGCACAGGAAATCGAAAAGCGTGCATCCGCACAAGGACAAGTGGTGCGATGCTTTATTCAAGTTAACGTATCAGGTGAGGCAACGAAACAAGGCTTGGAGCCCGAACAGGTTAAGACGTTTCTTGAACAACTTCGCACACTCCCACATGTTAAGCCGATTGGCTACATGACGATGGCTCCATTTGAAGCAGAGCCTGAGGAGACTAGGCCTGTTTTTCAGCGGTTGCGTCAGTTGCGCGATGAATTAAATGCGACGTTGCCTGAACCGTTACATGAATTATCCATGGGTATGTCAAACGATTTTGATATCGCCATCGAAGAAGGAGCAACTTGGATTCGACTCGGATCTATCCTGGTGGGGAAAGAAGGGATATCATAA